From the genome of Cryptococcus neoformans var. neoformans B-3501A chromosome 1, whole genome shotgun sequence, one region includes:
- a CDS encoding hypothetical protein (Similar to gi|46097495|gb|EAK82728.1| hypothetical protein UM01847.1 [Ustilago maydis 521], FASTA scores: opt: 334, E(): 7.6e-16, (36.420% identity (69.136% similar) in 162 aa overlap (34-182:44-204))), whose protein sequence is MSLANPVQLLHKPGSTHPSLSDGPDGFDRSWFMGKWGVVWSTLPMWKDKKDVTITYTPVAKRCEAKIVEFEDLVEYKTKSSTNGGKTNTSKSQDEEPGRCANDIAVKGIDTLSPGSNGATFDWKGKGLLFFVHSHWEVLGYGKDVEQGLEWAVTYFSRTLFTPAGIDIYVRTIPSSSKSQNLTAPEDLLQQLGFRVPGSV, encoded by the exons ATGAGTTTGGCTAATCCGGTACAGTTATTACATAAGCCCGGCTCGACCCACCCATCACTATCCGACGGACCGGATGGGTTTGATCGCTCATGGTTCATGGGCAAATGGGGCGTTGTGTGGAGTACTCTGCCCATGTGGAAG gacaagaaag ATGTAACGATCACGTACACCCCCGTGGCCAAACGTTGTGAAGCAAAAATTGTCGAATTTGAAGATTTAGTGGAGTATAAAACAAAATCAAGCACGAACGGCGGCAAAACTAATACCAGCAAGTCTCAGGATGAGGAACCTGGCAGATGTGCTAACGATATTGCAGTCAAGGGAATCGATACTTTGTCGCCCGG TTCTAACGGAGCTACTTTTGACtggaaaggcaaaggaCTTCTATTCTTTGTCCATTCTCACTGGGAAGTGCTCGGGTACGGAAAGGATGTCGAACAAGGGCTAGAGTGGGCTGTTACTT ATTTCTCCAGAACATTGTTCACCCCAGCGGGCATTGACATCTACGTCAGAACCATCCCCTCCTCATCTAAATCACAAAATTTGACCGCTCCCGAAGACCTGTTGCAACAGTTG GGATTTAGAGTTCCTGGAAGCGTCTGA
- a CDS encoding hypothetical protein (HMMPfam hit to zf-DHHC, DHHC zinc finger domain, score: 89.2, E(): 1e-23), whose protein sequence is MATPPVAFLNSQPNTTLSANENHSSGEQPSSKTPLQRQDSLQNTRNFYGVQPDLPLGGSAHLPSSIASRLRGKVIRAQSSSHLSALSQSTSPSSGPLPTASPQRSSIPLPTPRGFLTPKKPAAAQRLEKSKARPLMPAGVSSGASTFDAKISGNSEVEGNDALRAPSPIEQHSAFDLPLSQGLRTNSSPAERDSPLHSTLMASETGLTIASHNVRPAIAATSSPQGGGDRSLRHSLTTASSPPRGAPMELSSDNLVRREAGEKPSLTNLKRQSHSRTTFERIRHQNNSSKPNRQRKYMSFENPLSTFILGGHVLIGGDTWYSMGLVLAVLLGISGVWLGTTGVWMWLHGAEYGLAKGGGVAATIIFVYLFGITTTSFVVTAFRDPGIIPRKLDPDPPMAQVDDWWEAYPRELTVQNGRVSVKYCETCATYRPPRCSHCRLCGNCVDGIDHHCSYLHTCVGKRNYFSFIVLLITTSISDIYIVILSAIHFSLLCHHDNVSFKSALSDSPGAAVSFLLGIIAIIPVLFLLQYHVRLLLFNITTIEQIRANTSKSLFAMPKRPDNPFSSPSLVSNVLLASLARPQFPSWIDASGWKQEDRRKINPALKDWRFGREWA, encoded by the exons ATGGCTACCCCACCTGTCGCCTTCCTCAATAGTCAACCAAATACCACACTTTCCGCAAATGAAAACCACAGCTCTGGCGAGCAACCTTCATCCAAGACCCCACTCCAGAGACAGGACAGTCTTCAAAACACCCGTAACTTC TACGGGGTCCAGCCAGACTTACCATTAGGGGGTTCAGCCCATCTTCCGTCATCCATCGCGTCACGGTTGAGAGGCAAAGTGATCCGTGCGCAATCCAGTTCTCACCTATCAGCTCTCTCCCAGTCTACCTCGCCTTCCTCCGGACCTTTGCCTACTGCTTCACCCCAGAgatcttccatccctttgCCTACCCCGAGGGGGTTTCTAACTCCTAAAAAGCCAGCGGCCGCCCAAAGATTAGAGAAAAGTAAGGCTAGACCATTAATGCCGGCCGGTGTCTCCAGTGGAGCAAGTACGTTTGATGCCAAAATCTCCGGTAACTCTGAAGTAGAGGGCAATGATGCTTTACGAGCCCCTTCTCCAATAGAGCAACATTCAGCGTTTGACCTTCCTCTCAGTCAGGGATTACGCACTAACTCCTCTCCTGCTGAAAGGGACTCCCCTCTTCACAGTACGCTTATGGCCTCGGAAACAGGTTTGACCATTGCCTCCCATAATGTACGCCCAGCAATTGCTGCCACCTCATCCCctcaaggaggaggggacAGATCCCTGAGACATAGTCTCACTACAGCCTCATCTCCACCGAGGGGCGCTCCGATGGAATTATCGTCAGATAATCTTGTCCGTCGCGAAGCAGGAGAAAAGCCAAGCTTGACGAATCTCAAGCGACAGTCTCACTCCAGAACAACTTTCGAACGCATCCGGCATCAAAATAACTCCTCAAAGCCGAATCGGCAAAGAAAGTATATGTCCTTTGAAAACCCTCTTTCGACTTTCATCTTGGGCGGGCATGTGCTCATAGGCGGGGACACATGGTACTCGATGGGATTAGTCTTAGCTGTGCTTCTGGGTATATCGGGAGTATGGCTTGGTACTACTGGGGTGTGGATGTGGCTGCATGGGGCAGAGTACGGTTTGGCAAAGGGAGGTGGGGTAGCAGCCACAATCATATTTGT TTATCTCTTTGGAATAACAACAACTTCTTTTGTTGTTACAGCATTTCGTGACCCAG GAATCATTCCTCGCAAGCTAGATCCAGACCCCCCTATGGCTCAAGTTGATGATTGGTGGGAAGCCTACCCCAGGGAGCTGACAGTGCAAAATGGTCG AGTATCCGTCAAATACTGCGAGACTTGCGCGACATATAGACCGCCCCGATGTAGCCATTGTCGATTA TGCGGCAATTGCGTAGACGGCATAG ATCACCATTGTTCGTATCTTCACACATGCGTGGGCAAGCGAAACTACTTTTCTTTTATTGTCCTTCTCATTACAACG AGTATATCGGACATTTACATCGTCATATTATCCGCCATCCATTTTTCCCTCTTATGTCATCACGATAATGTTTCTTTCAAAAGTGCGCTCAGCGATTCCCCTGGGGCAGCTGTTAGCTTTTTGTTGGGAATTATCGCCATCATACCGGTCCTGTTCCTGTTGCAGTATCATGTCAGG CTATTGTTGTTCAATATTACTACCATTGAACAG ATCCGGGCCAATACGTCGAAATCGTTATTCGCCATGCCTAAGCGGCCAGACAATCCTTTTTCAAGTCCTTCACTTGTATCAAACGTCCTCCTTGCTTCACTGGCGAGGCCTCAGTTCCCGAGCTGGATTGATGCAAGTGGATGGAAACAGGAAGATAGGCGCAAAATTAACCCCGCATTGAAGGACTGGCGATTTGGGCGTGAATGGGCTTAA
- a CDS encoding hypothetical protein (Similar to gi|46123439|ref|XP_386273.1| hypothetical protein FG06097.1 [Gibberella zeae PH-1], FASTA scores: opt: 1631, E(): 3e-90, (31.958% identity (59.617% similar) in 1721 aa overlap (13-1657:14-1653))), with translation MPPLTKEELWSSGQDEDVEVNQRALIDKILARYSGEHTIFRELLQNSDDAGAQHVQVKFYTKEGLEALKSDQKPSKLPDAKTALIHSYIVSNDGIPFRTEDWQRLKKIAEGNPDEEKIGAFGVGFYSLFSVCDGPFVESGDKWMAFHWKDGKDKLLARSGHLPKAMDNASSLSGNPWTTFSMALREPSLLEGPLELARFFVTSITFMRTVKKIEMLVDGISVLEVEKVVKRKERAERGGLHTMAAGGIMTVMNVDVTDMVITAKIMKWLEVAGFSPPPLPSAISQFAKPARGLASMISSSFFGRYSSSPTPPPSSSVREPPSTAEDIMEITTFYRDILIYQGNVKVNVSPAFARELERATKKAAPDRMPASIVYSRGTDDDEAKDLNGKPFKKDVAGVFDGLCPKLDSDMSAKVFIGQPTGQTTGIGGHVASRFIPTVERESIDLVNKHVSHWNRQLLWVAGYLCRLIYELEMQDIADEWIKTSKTDDLGLSRLTARALHVIRFFNFRPTTPSTVVGQEMEASFYGCSKNNQLFPILSEQGVQPVKDVRMPQASISKFLPELPVISSAVLDQAIRLTGRLHAQRLLVDISYDDVVKQLGKRPLTQGEAVDCLKWWEDMASIEGFNLSLRNRLLDAAIVLRDDGKILPLSMVQTFIRPHSGTISPDMPIPQHTIPYSITKNLRANSISRVFGWTELNLLQYISFLTNPPMSKPATDPSTDIRSSPEFSEKVLAMLSRSWPNLPPNIQSAISLELKDVECIPTKMGMKKASLSKGTALRGSMEKMLLAIGVRKTVDLQLVFSRLIGGGTWSCQDLMRYLVSVKDTLSDEEMKRLRQTAAFPLLVEHPEDGKEPHPVRQKPWQLYEPTEAMKDLGLPVLDWANGKWRSNSDEAKLLFTLGLNRYPPIDALLKIAAGRAPLNQKALEYLLSNHQNHYPTFKSDAYPDIAFIPAINTKGVNILAKPGEVFTNPECAMLGFAVAQPYVASPENAAKLGVQKDPPLEQLVIALTNNLTTDVGAARKIFEYIGTFIGHATPSSVDPLRHTAFIPVQKGAGPSSVVMFKPSQVYFVSGDSEDNLYSSAFTFIDFGLKANMFLRYCGVKSEPSVKDITLLLMKDSQGMLRQAGSSERYLEQLRLIAANWNRLDNQTRSAMKAAPFLLASQRIPMSKKSLSMATQPVIGGDDEYYREWVLCRASEAVLVDRVAYAQYFGQYILSAPEERILEDFYLELGAKPLSSLVESKYISTPLRNHSTSDKALALRQHVLERLAIFLSDRRKSAIYTVDELARENKFRVEEVQSLKVQHLYRKGNKEQIHLQSLYAFASAGKGRSIILTISVTAEPDYYDVASALCEVLFKSQKADEALLLFSMLTTPLLALRKRGFNVDRILNQQREEKLRLEAEARRNKETVVPHEQGQTEVKTQNKENSARRASVSGESSGVKGLFSKLSRGSTGRGKEKEVEMPGGMPGGLPESTVQRVAKQNQSSIGGASEGLMNGNKSSGVTGETRHGRSTKRPTDLLNIRATVKKAMDASRPETSTLIRDSRQAVNDVSESQDDYCDASVHVDLVMVWNAPSSLVSPRCVRDGASTISETNGVLDVSHPNDFLRDKMEICVRFARDVLIPICQVFLLRPAVINIFWDHEGPTIAFNRGGTIFCNARYFGAWRVSTRNPGFHGTSALRTSLLTILNRLTTLLTSSTFQA, from the exons ATGCCCCCGTTGACGAAGGAGGAGCTTTGGTCGTCTGGTCAAGACGAGGATGTAGAAGTGAATCAAAGAGCCCTCATTGATA AAATATTGGCAAGGTACTCGGGTGAACATACTA TTTTCAGAGAGCTCTTGCAAAACTCAGATGATGCCGGAGCTCAACATGTCCAAGTCAAGTTTTACACAAAAGAGGGTTTAGAGGCTCTAAAAAGCGATCAAAAGCCAAGCAAATTGCCAGATGCAAAGACTGCTTTG ATACATAGCTATATCGTCTCCAATGATGGGATTCCGTTTCGAACGGAAGATTGGCAAAGGCTCAAGAAGATCGCGGAAGGCAATcctgatgaagagaaaatcGGGGC TTTTGGAGTAGGCTTCTATTCACTATTCAGCGTATGCG ATGGGCCATTTGTTGAATCTGGGGACAAATGGATGGCCTTCCATTGGAAAGATGGGAAGGATAAGCTGCTGGCTCGGTCAGGCCACCTTCCGAAAGCTATGGATAACGCGTCCTCTCTTTCTGGCAATCCCTGGACGACGTTTTCGATGGCTCTGCGTGAACCGTCACTTCTTGAAGGACCACTGGAGCTCGCTCGGTTCTTTGTGACTTCTATCACTTTCATGCGAACggtcaagaagattgagatgCTTGTTGATGGCATCAGTGTTTTGGAAGTGGAAAAAGTAGTGAAACGGAAAGAGAGAGCAGAAAGAGGGGGACTGCATACCATGGCTGCGGGTGGGATAATGACAGTCATGAATGTCGATGTCACCGATATGGTCATTACAGCAAAAATCATGAAGTGGCTTGAAG TTGCGGGGTTTTCCCCTCCACCTTTGCCGAGCGCGATCTCTCAATTTGCCAAACCCGCGCGAGGCTTGGCCTCTATGATATCCAGTTCATTTTTTGGTCGTTACTCTTCGTCGCCGACTCCGccgccatcttcaagtGTACGGGAGCCTCCATCAACGGCCGAAGACATCATGGAGATCACCACTTTCTACCGCGATATCCTCATATATCAAGGCAATGTCAAAGTCAATGTCTCACCAGCTTTCGCTCGTGAGCTAGAGCGCGCAACTAAGAAGGCCGCACCAGACAGAATGCCAGCTAGTATTGTCTACTCACGAGGGactgacgatgatgaggccAAAGACTTGAATGGAAAGCCtttcaagaaggatgttGCTGGAGTCTTTGATGGTCTGTGCCCAAAGCTGGACTCTGATATGTCAGCGAAGGTGTTCATAGGACAACCCACTGGTCAAACAACAGGCATAGGGGGACATGTTGCCTCGCGATTCATTCCTACAGTCGAAAGAGAATCTATCGATCTCGTCAACAAGCATGTGTCTCATTGGAACCGGCAACTTCTCTGGGTTGCAGGTTATCTATGCCGATTGATCTATGAGCTTGAAATGCAAGATATTGCGGACGAATGGATCAAGACCTCAAAGACTGACGACCTGGGCCTTTCTCGGCTTACGGCTAGAGCACTGCATGTCATCAGATTTTTCAACTTTAGGCCGACCACTCCATCAACAGTAGTCGGTCAAGAAATGGAAGCGTCATTTTATGGCTGCTCAAAAAACAATCAGCTATTTCCAATCTTATCGGAACAAGGTGTGCAGCCCGTCAAGGATGTTCGGATGCCACAGGCATCAATTAGCAAATTCCTGCCCGAACTGCCTGTAATATCCTCCGCTGTGCTTGATCAGGCTATTCGGCTGACGGGGCGGTTACATGCTCAACGATTGCTGGTGGATATATCGTATGATGACGTTGTGAAGCAACTTGGAAAGCGGCCTCTGACTCAAGGAGAGGCTGTAGACTGTCTGAAATGGTGGGAAGATATGGCCAGCATCGAAGGCTTCAATCTATCGCTTCGCAATCGTCTTCTCGACGCCGCAATTGTCTTGCGCGATGATGGTAAAATTCTCCCGTTATCAATGGTTCAAACTTTCATACGTCCACACTCTGGAACAATATCCCCAGACATGCCTATCCCACAACATACAATTCCGTATAGCATTACCAAAAACCTTCGAGCCAATTCCATTAGCAGGGTCTTTGGATGGACGGAACTCAATTTGCTGCAGTACATATCCTTCCTCACAAATCCGCCGATGTCGAAACCTGCGACGGATCCCTCCACCGACATTCGCTCCTCTCCTGAATTTTCGGAGAAAGTGCTGGCAATGTTGAGTCGCTCATGGCCCAATTTACCTCCTAATATTCAGTCTGCCATAAGTCTTGAGCTGAAGGATGTTGAGTGCATACCGACGAAGATGGGCATGAAGAAAGCCT CATTATCAAAAGGTACAGCCCTAAGGGGAAGTATGGAGAAAATGTTACTGGCTATCGGAGTGAGAAAAACGGTGGATCTACAGTTAGTCTTCTCCAG GCTTATAGGAGGAGGCACTTGGTCTTGCCAGGACCTTATGCGTTACCTAGTGTCCGTCAAAGATACCCTCTCAGACGAGGAAATGAAGCGTCTTCGACAGACCGCTGCATTTCCCCTCCTTGTCGAACATCcagaggatggaaaggagCCTCACCCTGTTAGGCAAAAGCCTTGGCAATTGTATGAGCCCACAGAAGCGATGAAAGATTTAGGATTACCAGTACTAGACTGGGCAAATGGAAAATGGAGATCCAATTCTGATGAAG CGAAACTCCTCTTTACACTTGGACTGAACCGCTATCCCCCCATAGATGCTCTTCTGAAAATCGCTGCAGGTCGTGCACCACTTAATCAAAAAGCTTTGGAATACCTACTTTCAAATCATCAAAATCATTATCCGACATTCAAGTCTGACGCTTACCCTGACATTGCCTTCATTCCAGCCATCAACACAAAAGGCGTCAATATTCTGGCTAAGCCTGGTGAAGTATTCACGAATCCAGAATGTGCCATGCTCGGATTTGCTGTAGCGCAACCTTACGTAGCGAGCCCAGAGAACGCTGCTAAGCTTGGCGTTCAAAAAGATCCTCCTTTAGAACAGTTGGTCATCGCATTGACCAATAATTTGACAACTGATGTTGGGGCAGCGCGTAAAATCTTTGAG TATATTGGTACATTCATTGGCCATGccactccttcttctgtcgATCCTCTTCGGCATACGGCCTTCATCCCTGTCCAAAAAGGTGCTGGTCCGTCCTCGGTCGTAATGTTTAAACCCTCTCAGGTATACTTTGTCTCCGGAGACAGTGAGGATAATCTGTATTCTTCAGCCTTTACTTTCATCGATTTCGGGCTCAAAGCCAATATGTTTCTTCGATACTGCGGTGTAAAGAGCGAGCCATCTGTTAAGGACATTACGCTATTATTAATGAAGGATTCTCAGGGAATGCTGAGACAGGCAGGATCTTCGGAGAGATACCTCGAACAGCTGCGCCTCATAGCAGCGAACTGGAATCGCCTTGATAATCAGACTCGAAGTGCAATGAAAGCTGCGCCATTTCTCCTTGCGTCTCAACGTATACCGATGAGCAAAAAGAGCTTATCTATGGCAACGCAGCCAGTCATCGGAGGTGATGACGAATACTATAGAGAATGGGTGTTATGTAGAGCAAGCGAAGCCGTCCTTGTGGACAGAGTTGCATACGCTCAGTATTTTGGGCAGTATATTCTGTCCGCCCCCGAG GAGCGAATTCTGGAAGATTTCTACTTGGAGCTTGGAGCTAAGCCCTTGTCGTCGCTCGTTGAGAGCAAGTACATCTCGACTCCACTTCGTAATCACTCAACATCTGATAAGGCTCTCGCTTTACGTCAACATGTCTTGGAGCGACTTGCCATATTCCTTTCAGATCGCCGCAAAAGTGCCATTTACACCGTAGACGAACTCGCTCGCGAAAACAAGTTTCGCGTAGAAGAAGTGCAATCTCTGAAGGTGCAGCACCTGTATCGAAAAGGCAATAAAGAACAAATCCATCTTCAGTCTCTTTACGCATTCGCTTCAGCGGGGAAGGGCAGATCAATCATACTCACTATTTCTGTCACAGCCGAGCCCGACTATTATGACGTTGCCTCCGCACTGTGTGAAGTGCTTTTCAAGTCTCAAAAAGCGGATGAAGCGTTGCTGCTATTTTCGATGCTGACTACTCCCCTTCTCGCactgaggaagagggggtTCAACGTGGACAGAATACTCAATCAGcagagggaggagaagtTGAGACTTGAGGCCGAAGCAAGGAGAAATAAGGAAACAGTCGTACCTCACGAGCAAGGACAAACAGAGGTGAAGACGCAAAACAAAGAAAACTCGGCCCGACGTGCTTCTGTATCAGGAGAATCATCTGGGGTAAAAGGTCTGTTCAGCAAATTGAGCAGGGGCTCGACAGGtcgaggaaaggaaaaagaggtgGAAATGCCTGGTGGCATGCCGGGAGGATTACCGGAGAGCACTGTCCAACGTGTGGCAAAGCAAAATCAGTCGTCAATAGGAGGAGCATCGGAAGGCTTGATGAATGGGAACAAATCATCGGGAGTCACGGGGGAAACACGTCATGGGAGATCTACCAAGAGACCCACGGATCTCTTGAATATCC GGGCGACGGTCAAGAAAGCAATGGACGCTTCGCGGCCGGAGACTTCCACTCTAATACGAGATAGTCGCCAGGCAGTGAACGACGTCTCCGAATCTCAGGACGATTATTGCGACGCTAGTGTGCATGTGGATTTGGTAATGG TCTGGAATGCCCCTTCAAGTCTGGTGTCCCCGAGGTGCGTCAGAGATGGCGCGTCTACAATTTCAGAGACTAACGGAGTTTTAGATGTTAGTCACCCCAACGACTTTTTAAGGGATAAAATGGAGATATGCGTTCGATTTGCTCGAGACGTATTGATACCAATTTGTCAGGTCTTCCTA TTGAGACCAGCGGTGATCAACATTTTCTGGGATCATGAAGGCCCGACGATTGCGTTCAATAGAGGCGGCACAATTTTTTGTAACGC GAGATATTTCGGGGCATGGC GGGTCAGCACAAGGAACCCTGGATTTCATGGTACTTCAGCATTGCGCACG AGCTTGCTCACAATCTTG AATCGGCTCACAACGCTTCTCACGAGTTCTACTTTTCAAGCATAG
- a CDS encoding hypothetical protein (Match to ESTs gb|CF189697.1|CF189697, gb|CF187569.1|CF187569, gb|CF189696.1|CF189696; Similar to gi|38345794|emb|CAE03566.2| OSJNBa0085I10.11 [Oryza sativa (japonica cultivar-group)], FASTA scores: opt: 862, E(): 4.2e-48, (47.203% identity (74.825% similar) in 286 aa overlap (38-323:63-331))): MFRAPSQILRRAYHPGPSRFGSYPLLPSSSAITSYPEPLPVPDHIRRPQYVPINFFTAPWGEHNIPEMGVDNETEGARIALGSKEEWGVRMACRVAADILKRAGHRIVKPGITTAQVDKAIHEMIIEHGAYPSPLGYSNYPKSCTTSINNVIVHGIPDNRPLHPQDIINIDLTIYLDGYHGDTSATFVLPEVDKLGRELVSATQEALDLGIRVCKPGVQISEIGKVIGEFSKRHGFSVNSQISGHGIGKVFHQPPWIFHDVNSEPGKMMPGDCFTIEPCLVQGVNSRGDIWDDGWTLATRTGARAAQFEHQVLITDDGVEILSI, translated from the exons ATGTTCAGAGCACCGTCACAAATACTCAGAAGGGCATATCATCCAGGCCCTTCACGCTTTGGTTCATatccacttcttccctcttcctcagccaTCACATCCTACCCAGAACCGCTACCAGTACCAGACCATATCCGTCGCCCGCAGTATGTGCCAATCAACTTTTTTACCGCCCCTTGGGGGGAGCATAATATTCCAGAGATGGGAGTAGATAACGAAACTGAAGGAGCGAGGATAGCTCTGGGCAGTAAAGAGGAATGGGGTGTCCGAATGGCTTGCAGAGTTGCTGCAGATATTCTGAAGAGAGCAGGGCACCGTATTGTAAAG CCAGGAATAACAACGGCCCAGGTGGACAAAGCCATTCATGAAATGATTATTGAGCATGGCgcttatccttctcctctcggGTACTCCAATTATCCGAAAAGCTGCACGACGTCTATCAACAACGTTATTGTTC ATGGTATACCTGACAA CCGCCCTTTACATCCCCAAGATATCATAAATATCGACCTGACGATTTATCTGGACGGATATCATGGAGACACATCAGCCACATTCGTCCTCCCTGAAGTAGACAAGCTAGGACGTGAGCTTGTATCCGCTACTCAAGAAGCGTTAGATCTGGGCATTCGTGTGTGTAAACCAGGCGTGCAAATTAGCGAGATCGGAAAGGTGATTGG GGAATTTTCTAAAAGACATGGATTCTCCGTGAATTCCCAGATATCAGGACATGGGATTGGTAAAGTGTTTCATCAACCGCCTTGGATTTTCCATGATG TCAACTCAGAGCCGGGAAAGATGATGCCAGGAGACTGTTTCACTATTGAACCCTGTCTCGTACAAGGCGTCAACTCGAGAGGTGATATATgggatgatggatggaCCCTAGCCACAAGA ACGGGAGCTCGGGCCGCCCAGTTCGAGCATCAAGTATTAATCACGGACGATGGGGTAGAAATATTGTCCATATAA
- a CDS encoding hypothetical protein (Match to EST gb|CF194525.1|CF194525; HMMPfam hit to UQ_con, Ubiquitin-conjugating enzyme, score: 18.5, E(): 1.1e-08), giving the protein MIPSPRSFLAGWRPETQTSPDIPPLVAAEIAQEYASLRVPNGCPKGMFLVPTEETLLRWHGVLFLHHGPYSGSILRFTVDFPSNYPQSGPTVRFNSDVFHPLVDARTKIWHPRGNKMQWRPKVDHISRLLHELKSSFSRVTLDLIEEREAVNKHVWSLYQHSRQTFISLTAQRAVHSASQTVLFPAVYPQSPSSTTPPRRRQTSMNSLSSDDGLGPTEPLINFKEVNLDEKEQLLARLRSAY; this is encoded by the exons ATGATCCCCTCACCCCGATCCTTCCTTGCAGGTTGGAGACCTGAGACTCAAACGTCCCCAGATATTCCACCACTCGTAGCGGCCGAGATCGCACAAGAATA tGCGTCATTGAGAGTTCCAAATGGGTGCCCCAAAGGGATGTTCCTCGTTCCCACAGAGGAAACGCTCTTGAGATGGCATGGTGTCCTCTTTCTACATCATG GTCCATATTCAGGATCTATCCTGCGCTTTACTGTTGATTTCCCTTCGAACTATCCTCAAAGTGGCCCTACAGTTCGTTTTAACTCAGATGTATTCCATC CTCTGGTTGATGCAAGGACAAAAATATGGCATCCTCGAGGCAACAAAATGCAATGGAG ACCAAAAGTGGATCATATCTCCCGGCTATTGCATGAACTCAAGAGTAGTTTCAGCCGCGTGACTTTGGATTTAAttgaagagagagaggcagTAAACAAACACGTCTGGTC GCTATACCAACACTCTCGCCAAACGTTCATTTCCTTGACAGCTCAACGTGCTGTACACTCTGCGTCCCAAACGGTTCTCTTCCCCGCTGTCTACCCTCaatctccatcatccacgaCCCCTCCAAGAAGGCGACAAACATCCATGAATAGCTTATCTTCTGATGATGGATTGGGGCCAACTGAGCCTCTAATCAATTTTAAAGAGGTTAaccttgatgagaaagaacaGCTATTGGCCCGGCTGAGAAGTGCTTATTAA
- a CDS encoding hypothetical protein (Similar to gi|46098529|gb|EAK83762.1| hypothetical protein UM02592.1 [Ustilago maydis 521], FASTA scores: opt: 517, E(): 3.4e-26, (34.169% identity (70.533% similar) in 319 aa overlap (6-307:33-349))), whose translation MSPRFGYIGLGNMGVPIVRNLAKYAAASGFPSISIWNRSSAKYALVKDAIPDAFYADNVEEVVMKSDIVLSSLIDDKAAEDVYEKMFKATEGRNVIFVDQSSLKAVTSAKLAEQAKSIGATYIASPVFGRPPAAEASKLLIVLSGPANVKSEVKKHLIPAIGDRFVDVGEDVKLASSLKSMGNMVLLGWIELLAEAFTLGDAVGLEPSVFNGFIQQFFPAPPLTAYSNLISKGEFPSGSGFSVNGGLKDARNMMSLGADLGHPCPLPTIQRAHDNLERAKELGGPDQDWSALAAAVREQAGFSPYREGTNNGQGEKQI comes from the exons ATGTCTCCCAGATTCGGCTACATTGGTCTCGGCAACATGGGCGTCCCCATTGTCCGCAATCTCGCGAAATATGCCGCTGCCTCTGGCTTCccctccatttccatttGGAATAGGTCTTCAGCCAAGTACGCTTTGGTCAAGGATGCCATTCCAGATGCATTCTACGCAGACAATGTTGAGGAAGTTGTCATGAAGTCCGACATCGTACTCAGCAGCTTGATCGATGACAAGGCGGCCGAGGATGTTTATGAGAAGATGTTCAAAGCTACcgagggaagaaatgtCATTTTTGTTGACCAGTCCAGCTTGAAGGCTGTCACTTCTG CCAAACTCGCGGAACAAGCCAAGTCTATCGGAGCGACCTACATTGCTTCTCCCGTATTCGGCAGACCCCCAGCTGCTGAAGCCTCAAAATTACTCATTGTCCTATCTGGTCCAGCCAATGTTAAGTCGGAGGTCAAAAAGCATCTGATCCCTGCCATCGGTGATAGGTTTGTCGACGTCGGAGAAGATGTAAAGCTCG CAAGCTCTCTCAAGTCTATGGGCAACATGGTACTTCTCGGCTGGATCGAACTCTTGGCAGAAGCCTTCACTCTTGGTGATGCCGTCGGCCTTGAGCCCTCTGTTTTTAACGGCTTCATTC AGCAATTTTTTCCTGCCCCTCCTTTGACTGCCTATTCTAACCTAATTTCTAAGGGAGAATTTCCATCTGGTTCGGGGTTCAGTGTCAATGGTGGCTTGAAGG ATGCCCGAAACATGATGAGTCTCGGTGCAGATCTTGGTCACCCCTGCCCTTTGCCCACCATTCAGCGTGCTCATGACAATCTCGAACGTGCCAAAGAGCTGGGCGGCCCCGACCAGGACTGGTCTGCTCTAGCGGCGGCTGTTAGGGAGCAGGCAGGCTTCTCTCCTTACAGGGAGGGCACGAATAACGGTCAGGGCGAAAAGCAGATATAA